The Glycine soja cultivar W05 chromosome 8, ASM419377v2, whole genome shotgun sequence genome has a window encoding:
- the LOC114421037 gene encoding putative F-box/FBD/LRR-repeat protein At3g49480, with product MRGIQAEFKTLRKLVRARIHRTAVVVPFEVFSNVEFLHIDWIRSIHHEAYVPEFQNLTHIEFGYLDLERACERLKLLKVLEQCPKIEIAVIDQELCADDEGAEDWSYPQSVPGCISLQLKKCRLTNYVGSNDEFQFARNIMQNASHLQTMTICTNTSSNEAEKRIMIEIISLCTRDLQLVNFHLNSLDLSGCK from the exons ATGAGAGGAATTCAAGCAGAGTTTAAAACATTGCGCAAGTTGGTCAGAGCCCGTATCCATAGAACTGCGGTTGTGGTTCCATTCGAAGTTTTTAGCAATGTTGAGTTTCTGCACATAGATTGGATAAGAAGT ATTCATCACGAAGCCTACGTTcctgaatttcaaaatttaactcACATTGAATTTGGCTATTTGGATTTGGAACGTGCCTGCGAGCGGCTTAAGTTGTTAAAAGTACTTGAGCAGTGTCCCAAGATTGAAATTGCTGTCATTGATCAG GAATTATGCGCTGATGATGAGGGGGCAGAAGACTGGTCGTATCCACAATCTGTCCCTGGCTGCATTTCATTGCAGCTTAAAAAATGCCGTCTTACCAATTATGTAGGCTCAAATGACGAGTTTCAATTTGCAAGAAATATTATGCAGAATGCAAGTCATTTGCAGACCATGACCATCTGCACTAACACTAGTTCAAATGAAGCGGAGAAGCGTATAATGATAGAAATTATATCCTTATGCACAAGGGATCTGCAACTTGTAAACTTTCATTTGAATAGTTTAGATTTGAGCGGTTGCAAATAG